A genomic segment from Eulemur rufifrons isolate Redbay chromosome 19, OSU_ERuf_1, whole genome shotgun sequence encodes:
- the MYCN gene encoding N-myc proto-oncogene protein, giving the protein MPSCSASTMPGMICKNPDLEFDSLQPCFYPDEDDFYFGGPDSTPPGEDIWKKFELLPTPPLSPSRCFTEPSPQSSYWATEMVLTDQDVWGSPAEEDAFGLGGLGGLTPNPVILQDCMWSGFSAREKLERAVSEKLQHGRGPPAAGSAAPAPGTGAASPAGRGHGGAAGAGRAGAALPAELAHPAAECVDPAVVFPFPVNKREPAPAPAAPASAPAAAGAAVASGASAAPAGAPVAAPPRSGGRPASGGDHKALSTSGEDTLSDSDDEDDEEEDEEEEIDVVTVEKRRSSSNSKAVTTFTITMRPKNAALGPGRAQSSELILKRCLPIHQQHNYAAPSPYVESEDAPPQKKIKSEVSPRPLKSIIPPKAKSLSPRNSDSEDSERRRNHNILERQRRNDLRSSFLTLRDHVPELMKNEKAAKVVILKKATEYVHSLQVEEQQLLQEKEKLQARQQQLLKKIEHARTC; this is encoded by the exons ATGCCGAGCTGCTCCGCGTCCACCATGCCGGGGATGATCTGCAAGAACCCAGACCTCGAGTTTGACTCGCTGCAACCCTGCTTCTACCCGGACGAAGATGACTTCTACTTCGGCGGCCCCGACTCGACCCCCCCAGGGGAGGACATCTGGAAGAAGTTTGAGCTGCTGCCCACGCCCCCGCTGTCGCCCAGCCGCTGCTTCACGGAGCCCAGCCCGCAATCCTCGTACTGGGCCACCGAGATGGTGCTGACCGATCAGGACGTGTGGGGCAGCCCGGCCGAGGAGGACGCATTCGGCTTGGGGGGACTGGGCGGCCTCACCCCCAATCCGGTCATCCTCCAGGACTGCATGTGGAGCGGCTTCTCAGCCCGCGAGAAGCTGGAGCGCGCCGTGAGCGAGAAGCTGCAGCACGGCCGCGGGCCGCCGGCCGCCGGCTCCGCCGCCCCGGCCCCGGGAACGGGCGCCGCCAGCCCTGCAGGTCGCGGGCACGGCGGGGCTGCGGGAGCCGGCCGCGCCGGGGCCGCCCTGCCCGCCGAGCTGGCCCACCCGGCAGCCGAATGCGTGGATCCCGCCGTGGTCTTCCCCTTCCCGGTGAACAAGCGGGAGCCAgcgcccgcgcccgccgccccGGCCAGTGccccggcggcggcgggcgcTGCGGTCGCCTCGGGGGCGAGTGCGGCCCCAGCCGGGGCCCCGGTGGCCGCCCCTCCGCGCTCAGGCGGCCGCCCGGCCAGCGGTGGCGACCACAAGGCCCTCAGCACTTCCGGAGAGGACACTCTGAGCGACTCAG ATGATGAAGATGACGAAGAGGAAGACGAAGAGGAGGAAATTGATGTGGTCACCGTGGAGAAGCGGCGCTCGTCCTCCAACAGCAAGGCTGTCACCACATTCACCATCACCATGCGTCCCAAGAATGCAGCGTTGGGCCCCGGGAGGGCTCAGTCCAGCGAGCTGATCCTGAAACGGTGCCTGCCCATCCACCAGCAGCACAACTATGCCGCCCCATCGCCCTATGTGGAGAGCGAGGATGCGCCGCCCCAAAAGAAGATTAAGAGTGAGGTGTCCCCACGTCCCCTCAAGAGCATCATCCCCCCAAAGGCTAAGAGCTTGAGCCCCCGCAACTCTGACTCGGAGGACAGCGAGCGTCGCCGCAACCACAACATCCTGGAGCGCCAGCGCCGCAACGACCTGCGGTCCAGCTTCCTCACGCTCAGGGACCACGTGCCGGAGCTGATGAAGAACGAGAAGGCCGCCAAGGTGGTCATTTTGAAAAAGGCCACCGAGTATGTCCATTCCCTTCAGGTCGAAGAGCAGCAGCTTttgcaggaaaaggaaaaactgcaGGCAAGACAGCAGCAGTTGCTAAAGAAAATTGAACACGCTCGGACTTGCTAA